The Marispirochaeta aestuarii genome contains the following window.
GTTCGCGGTCGTTCACGGAAATACCGTATTTGGCATGGCTGATTTTAGTAAAGAGTTTCAGGTAATCCGTGGCTATCTGATGACCGAAGCCCCTGCTCCCGCAGTGAAACATCACCACTATCTGGTTCGGACGTTCGATTCCAAAAACAGCGGCTGTATCCATGTCCCGTACGTTTCCGGGTTCGGCCACCTGGATTTCAAGATAGTGGTTACCCGAGCCCAGGGTACCGACCTGGGTACGTCCCCTCTCCAGGGCTTCCCGGCTGACCGCGGAGATATCCGCATCGTCCATGCAGCCCTCATCCTCCGTCCGCGCCAAATCTTCCTGTCCGGCATATCCCTTTTTGAGGCACCACCGGGCACCCTCGTGACACAGGTCACTGAACTCGCTGAGGGACAGATTCAGGGCGCCTTCACCGCCGACACCGGCGGGAATCCTGCTGTACAATGTATCCACGAGCTCACGAAGATTGGGCCGCAGCTCCTCCCAGGTCAGGGAGCTTGTCACCAGGCGCATCCCGCAGTTTATGTCAAAACCGATTCCCCCTGGAGAGATCACCCCCTCTTCTGCGTCAAAGGCCGCGACACCGCCTATGGGAAAACCATAGCCTTTGTGTCCGTCGGGCATACACCAGGCCCGGTCAAGGATACCGGGAAGAGAAGCCACATTACTGATCTGATCGAAGACCGCATCGTCCATTCCTCCGATGAGTTTTTCAGTACCGGCGATGTGGACGGGAACCTTCATTCCCTTTTTAAAGGATACAGGCAGCTCCCAGAGGGCCGCTTCCAGCTGCCGCAGCCCGTTCCGCTTCATACAGGAATTCTACTCCTCCGGACAGCTGTAAATCAAGCGGAATACATGTTTACCCCGGCGTTTTGGAAGGGGAAATCTCAACCAGAATCGTATGCTGGGAATTTCCTTTGGCCAGGGGCGTCGGCTTGAATCCGGTCAGGGTATTAATACTGGATCCCCTGTCGACGCCGTTTTGATCCGGCAGATACCAGCCCCCCTGAGGCATGGCGGCGACCCCCTGCATGATGTCTTCGGTTACCCGGGCGGGGATCTCGACGGTACCCCGGTCGTTCCACACCCTGACAAGCCCGCCGTCCCTGATACCCCGTTCTTCAGCATCCCTGGGATTAATCCAGACCGCCAGGGCCTCTGTTTTATGTGCCCTGTCGAGATTGGCGAAGGTGGAGTGTGTACTCCGCCTGCTGTGCCAGCCGATAAGCTGCAGGGGATACTTTTCGGTCAGTTCATCCTCCGGGCCTTCCCAGGAAGGAATGTATTTCGGAACTGCGGGAATATCATCGGGCCTGTTCATACGGTACAGGCGTTCCGAGAATATCTCGATCTTCCCCGAGGGGGTAGGAAAAGGATTATTCTCCGGGTCCCGGATCTGCTCCTCGAAGGCGATATGGGGCTTCTCATAGACCGGGTAATAGATTCCCTCCTTCCTGAACCTTTCGTAGGAGGGAAAATCGGGTACAGCCCTGCGGGTCTCATCCACGATAAAACGGGCCCAGTCTTCGTAGCCTCGTCCCCGGCTGAACTCCTCCCCCACACCGAGGCGCTCGGCGAGTGCGGCAATCCAGTCGTAGCCTGTACGCCGTTCAAACTGCGGTTCCACCGCCTGATTCTGGAAGATAGCGTACTCCCCAAGGGTGTCCGAGGCGGCGATATCGATGCGCTCCAGAAAATTGGTGCTGGGGAGCAGCACATCCGCGTACATGGCGCTGGAGGTGAGAAACTCTTCGCTTACCAGGATAAACTCGCACAGGGACTCGTCCTTCAATATTGCCTCGGTGCGCCGGATGTCCGAATGCTGATTCACCAGACAGTTTCCCGCCAGACTGGCGATGAACTTGATGTTTGAATCCAGCTTCTCTGTACCGGACAGCCCGTCCTCAGACCTCAGAGATGTCCCCCGGGTAACGGCTTCGGTCCACAGAAAAACCGGAATGGAAGCTGTAACAGGGTTGTACACCGGTACCGACGCCAGGCTGAAGCGCTTGAAGGTCCCCGCCCCGGAGGCCCAGCCGCCGGAGATGCCCACGTTGCCGGTCACCGCCGCCAGAACCGTCGCCCCCCGGACCGGCTGCTCCCCCAGGGCATGTCGCTGGGGTCCGTAGCCCTGAATCAGGGCCCCCGGTTTCGCGCCGGCAAACTCCCGGGCAAAACTGCGTATACGATCCGCGGGGACGCCGCAGATTCCCTCCGCCCACTCCGGGGTTTTTGGAATACCGTCCGACGATCCCAGAACATAGCTCACCAGGGAGTTCCCGGGAGGAATACCCGGAGGCATCTGGCCTTCGTCGAAACCCAGGCAATAGCGGCGAAGGAAATCTTCATCGTAGAGTTTTTCGGTAATCATGACCCACAGCATGGCGTCCATCAGGGCATTGTCCGTGGTGGGCCGGAGGGGTATCCACTGGTCAGCCAGGGCCTTGACGGTATCTGACCTGCGGGGGTCCACAACAATTACCCGGGCACCTCGGACCTTTGCCTCTTTCAGGTACGAGAGGGTCCCGGTACTGAAGATCGTCTCCGCAGGGTTGTGTCCCCAGAGGATAATCAGCTTGGAATCCTTCAGGGTCTCCCGGGAGCTCCCGGTCCTGGCGGTACCGTAGGTATAGGGAGTGGCATAATCGGTACAGGCGGTGCTGTAGGAGTTGTAGTAGTTCAGGTAGCCTCCGCCATAGATGCCCAGGAGGCGCCGGAAGAACTCCTTCTCCGCGAGTTTGCCCATGATTCCCGTGGCATAATGAATATACCGCGACTGGGGACCGTAAATTCCGGTAATCCGCTTCAGTTCCCCTGCAATATGGTCCAGGGCTTCGTCCCAGGAGATCCGTTCAAAACGGCCCTCTCCCCTTTTTCCGATCCGCTTCAGGGGGTATTTCAGCCGGTCCGGGTGGTAGAGCCGCTTCAGGTAACTCCCGCAGCGTACGCAGGGTAAAAGCTGCCTGCCTTCGGGTCCGAAGCGGCGTTTTGAACCGGTGATACGAAGGGCCCTGTTTCCCCGTACATGGACCTCCAGAAGACAGCGTCCTCCGCAGTTGTGGTTCCCGGTTGTGCTTACGATACGTTCGGCTTTCTCCATGGCCGCTGATTATTCCATGAAAAACCGGACTCGTCAAAACGGTATCGCCACACCGGCGGAATACAGGGTAAGCTCGGTTCATGGTGTACTGTTCCGTCCCTGCAATATCCGCCACAGCTGTTGTTCTTGCCGGAGGTTCCAGCAGCCGGATGGGCCGGGACAAGGCCCGGCTCAGGATAGGGGATAAAACCCTGCTGGAGCACATTACGGAACACATGACAGGCCTGTTTGAGGAAATCCTTGTCGCGGCTCCCGCGGAAGGAGATCATGACATCCCCGGTATCCGCTGGGTCAGGGATATTTACACTGCCGCCGGCCCCCTGGGGGGAATCCACGGGGGACTGACAGCTGCCGGGACTTCCAGAATATTCGTAAGCGCCTGTGACATGCCTTTCTTTGAAGCCGAGCTGGCAGCTTTTCTGCTGGACGGAACAGATGCTTACGATGCCGTGGTTCCCTGCTGTCAGGGCTTTACCGAACCCCTCTTTGCGGTCTATGCAAAATCGGCCCTGAAGAAGATGGAGGAGTATCTCCGTTCAGGGCGCAGATCTGTCAACAGATTCCTCTCCCGGGTGAATACCCTCTATGTTCCGGAACACGAAGTCAGGCGCCGGGCGGACCCCGGCAGGGTTTTCTTTAACATGAACACCCCCGGGGATTACCTGCACCTGCTTTCAGAAATCCGGCAGCGGGATGTTCAGGCCGCCCCGCTCCGTTCGATTCCCAGCTCCAGTCCCCGAAGCTCCGCCATACCCCGTAAAAGTCCTATGGCGGAATAACCGGGGTTTGTCTTCTTGTCCAGGTCGTCGAGAATGGTGTGCCCGTGATCGGCCCGCATGGGGATATGGGGATCCCGCCGTCCCAGGGCGATGCGCAGTTTTTCTTCTTTCAGGATGGCCCGCATGACCCGGAACATATCCACGTTTCCCTGCAGATGAGCTGCCTCAAAAAAGCTCCCGTCCGGCTCCCGCTGGGTACTGCGCAGGTGGGCAAAATTGAGCTTTGAACCGTACTTTTCCACCATATGAACCAGATCGTTATCGGCACGTACCCCGTAAGATCCTGTGCAGAGGGTAAAACCGTTGTACACAGTGTCGTACACACTCAGGATCTGACGTAAATTATCCTCCGTGCTGACAATGCGGGGCAGACCGAAGAGGGGATAGGGGGGATCATCGGGATGGATCGCCAGCTTTACATCCGACTCCAGGGCCACCGGCACTATCTGCTGCAGGAAATAGGCCAGGTTGCTCCGAAGGGCTGCATCGTCCACGTTACGGTAGGCATTGAGTCTTTCCTGGAACTGGGCCAGGGAGTACCCCTCCTGCCCGCCGGGCAGACCGGCAATGATATTATGCTGCAGATTCTCCTTCTGCTCCTGCGTCATCTTTTCATAGTATTCCCAGGCTGCCTGCTGCCGTTCCTCGCTGTACTCACTCGCCGCCCCGGGCCTTTTGAGCATAAACAGATCGAAGGCCGCAAAGGCATCCACGTCGAAGCGAAGGGCCAGGGAACCGTCTTCGAATTCAAACTCAAGGTCGGTCCTGGTCCAGTCCAGCACCGGCATAAAGTTGTAACAGACCGTCTTTACCCCGATCGCCCCCACATTGCGGATACTCTGCTTGTAATTCTCGATGTATCTTTCGCGTCCGGGAAGTCCAAGCTTGATATCCTCGTGGACGGGAATGCTCTCCACCACCGACCAGCTGAGTCCCCGGTTTCGCGGGGGGCTGAGGCTGTCGTCCCACTCTATCATCCGCTTCCGTTCCTGCAGTGCCTCCAGGGACCACACGTCGCCGATGGGAATATCCTGCAGGGAAGTCACTATTCCCGTCGCGCCGGCCTGGCGAATATCACTCAGGCGTACCGGATCATCCGGTCCGTACCATCTCCAGGTCTGTTCCATGCTCATTGTTATTTCTCCTGTAATTGTCAAGTATTCTGGGACTTCAGCATTTTGAGCTCGTTTTCCAGTCCCCGATTGATATGCTGTTCCAGTAGTGTTACAACCTCATCTTCCGGCGAGGAAAAGAGAGCCTCCACCAGTGCCCCATGGTCTCCGATATGGCGGGTGGAAGAGTTCTTCCAGGTTCTGAGGGCATTCCAGAAAAAGAGTTTTTTCAGATTGATGCGCTCATACATCCGGCTCATGAGGGGCGAGCCCGCAAGGTCAACTATCTCCATGTGAAGACGATAATGAAGATCTCCGAATTCATGGAGATCCCCTTCAGGATCGAGATCGATACCGTCGCACTGGGCGGCAATCTTCAGAAGATCCGAAGAATCGATCTGTTCCCGGTTCCGGACGATCTCCCGGGCGGCCTCAAGCTCGAAGAGGCGCCGCAGGCGATAACGATCCTGTACTGTTGCAGGGGTCTCCTCCGGAACCCTGACCCCCCAGTGGGGAACATTCTCCACCAGCCCGTCGCTTTCAAGCTGCCGCAGGGCGGCCCGGACGGTAATGACCGCCGCGTCGACCTTCCCGGCCAGGGTACGCTGGGACAGAAAGGTATTCAGGGGAATACCGCCCTGGAGAATCAGTTCCTTGAGCTGTTCATAGACGATCTCTTCCTTCGTCTTCGGTCGTTCGAGATCCCGTGTTTCCATGTCTCTTCCGTATTTCATATGATTTAACTGTTAAAACAGTTTTAACGATAATTTTTGAACGAGTCAAGAGACAAACAGGGTTTTAGAAGGAAGTTCCTTCTCTACTGTTCAGAATCGTGGGGATAAAGGTCACGTAAGGTTTTCTCAGAGCAGGATTTATCCGCCCTACCGTGCCGGATCAGCGGATTCTTCCGAAATCACGATCTTTTACGACGGATAAAGGGAATCCATCCCCACGCTTCGGGACACTGTCCGCTACTTGGAGGTCAGGATTTCCACACCATTCCAGTTTGCCGGGGGCGGATCCTTCAGATAGCGGTCGCAGCGCTCGATATAGAGGGATGCCAGAAAATCCGCCGGCTCAAGCCGCAGCACCGCTTCAAAATACTGCCGGGCACCGGAAAAATCCTGCCGGTAGTAGCGGGCCATGGCGGCGTGGTGGATGCGCAGAAGCTGCTCCTGCTTCGCATTAAGCCGGTTTTCGTAGGCGGTATAAATATTCTCCCCGATGGTTTTGCCCTTGACCTGCACTTTGTCCACCAGGCGGCAGGGATAGGTGTCCTTGACCTTGCGGTAGACACTCTCGGAGAAGATAACATCCTGCTTGTAGGGTTTGGTCAGCCCCTCCAGCCGGGAGCCCAGGTTGACCATGTCCCCGATTACCGTGTAATCCATCTTCTTCTGGCTGCCGATGTTGCCGACGGTGACAACGCCGTAGTTGATGCCGATACCGGTTATGAACTTCGGCTTGCCCTTCTCCTCCTGGGAGCGATTGAACTCCTTCAGGGCTTCCTGCATTTTAAGGGCCACGGCCACCGCATTCAGGGCATCGTTCTTGTGTTTTACCGGAGCGCCGAAAAAAGCCATGATGGCATCGCCGATATACTTGTCGATAATGCCGCCGTGGTCCATGATTATGTCCACCATAATCTCGAAGTAGGCGTTCAGGGCGTTTACCAGTTCGTCGGGCATATAGCCCTCGGAGATGGTGGTAAAGGAGCGTATATCGGAGAAAAGTACCGCCAGCACCCGGTTCTCCCCCACCAGCATGGACTCGGGATTTGAGAAGAGGGAGTCGATTACATCCTTGGGAACATATTTCTGAAAGATATTGCGGATTTTATGTTCGTTCTTCTGGGCCAGCACGGCCTTGAAGGCAAAGCCCTTGATCTGGTTGTAGGCTTTCTGAAGCTCCTCAACCATTATATTGAAGGTATGAGCCAGGTCTCCTGTCTCGTCCCTGTACTCCACAGCCACCCTGGCGGAAAGATCGTTATTGGATATTATCCCCCGCATGGTGGAGACGACCCGGCGGAGGGGGCCGGTGAGAATCCCGGCGAAAAAGAAGAGCAGAATCAGGGAGACGAGTATTGCACCGCCCAGGACATAGGCGTTCCGGACGAGGATCTCCCGGACCTCCCGATAAAAAGCGGCCTCGTCCTCCGATACGACCACAAGCCACTGGAACGGAGAAAACCGGAAGGCGTGTCCTACCCGGGCGGATCCGTTCAAGCTAAACTCGATCCAGCCCGAAGCATCCCCGTCGATAAGACGCCGGAACTCCTCCCGGTCCTGCGGGCCGAAGCTCAGGTCGCCCGTACTGAGCTCCAGGTCCGGGTCTCCTTCATAGGAGACTGCAAGGATCAGTTCAGTAGGAGTCCGAACAACGGATTCCGCATAGGCCTCCATGGCATCCCTGGCAACAGCCACATACTCCTCTTCCTCGGAGAGCTCATTTGTCACCAGGAGGTTCCACTGGCTGTCCATGTATTTGTTCAGCTCCTGGGCTTTGAAGCCGAGGGAGGACATGGCAATACGGGTCATACCGCTGCGGGCGGAATACGAACTAATCGTACCGCTTATAAGAAGAGCGGCAACCAGAAGGGGCACAACAACTAATACTATCTTTGCGCGAATACTCACCTTGAATATACCTACCTTTAGAGCATCGGTCACAGGACCTGAGTTCTTAATGCCGGAAAATCCGCTGAGGCATAAAATTCGCTTTACACTTACAGCCCTTCCTGCCGATACTAGAAACGGAAAACTGTTCATACCCAGGGAGTAAGAATGGCAAGTCCCGACCCGACGGTCTCAGAACCGGAAGTATACGACGACGTACTCACAGAGGAGACATCCATTTCCGACGAGGACCGCCGGGAGATCCTCGCGGACATAGAGGATGTGGTTCGAAAGAACCGTATTACCGTCAGCGAGGACCTTTTCCGCATTCGGCCCCAGAAAAGCGGGGTGCTTCTCCCAACATTGATAAATATTCTGGCCATTGCGGCAGTGGGCGCAGTCTTTTACTATTCCGCCCGCTTTTTCGAAGCCCGGCAGGAGACCATGTCCCTCCAGGTAAGCACGGTAACGGGCGCAGAGGGCCGGCTCCTGGAGGAGCTGAAACGGGAATCCGCAGAACAGATCGCCAGAAAAGAGGAAGAGATAAGCCGTATTCAGGACGAGCTGGCCCGCATCGAGTCCCAGGCCAGGACCCTGCAGACGGATTTCGAGAGCGCCCTGCAGCAACGCGAAGAAGAGCTGCGGGCCGAGCTGGAACTGGAACTGGAGGCGGAACGAGTCAGGCTGCAGGCCCTGGATATTACCCCTGCGGAAATGGATTCGCGGCTGCGGGAGTTTGAAATTCAGAAACAGCAGGAACTCCAGCAGAGGATCGAGGAGTTCCGTATCCAGATGCAGGCGGAGATGGCGGAACGGGAGGAGGAGCTCCAGCAGGCCCGGGCCGCGGCAAACCAGATTCTCGACGAAGCCAACGCAGAGAGGGAGGCAATCCTTCAGGAAGCCGTTGAGCGTGAGACCCGGCTTGCCGAACGATACGAGGCGGAGCGTCAGGCCCTGGTGGAGGCCTCATCTGCGGCGCAGCTGCGCCTCGAGGAGATTGCCCGGCGTCAGGAGACGGAGAACCTGCTGACCGACCAGATCCTCGCCTCCTACAGCTCCATAATGGAAAGCATGCGAAACAGGGAGTTTCAGAAAGCCCTGGATCAGATCGGTACCCTGCAGAATCTTCTGGAGGATCCCCGGATCGACGACCTTCCCCGGATCGCACGGCGGAGGGAGGTGGAGCGCTTTGTTCTTTCCACGCTCCAGGAAGATATCAGAAGCGAAATGAACGCTGAGACCGCCGACACCGGTGGTCTTGTAAATGCGGCCCAGCGGCTTTTCAATGCCCGGGAACTCATAAGCCGGGGAGAAGCCGCCCTTGAAGCCGGCCGTGAAGAAGAGGCCCGGAACCATTTTCAGGAAGCCGTTGCAGCCCTTCCGTCGGTCCGATCTGCTGTTTCCAGAATAGCGGATCTTGATGCCCGCGAACGCCGTACCCAGGCCCTGCAACTCCTGGAACAGGGAAACCGGCTGATCAGCGGCGGGGACACCGCCGGGGCGATTCAGGCCTATCGGGATGCGGCTTCGGCAATTGCAGAAGAAAACGACGATACCCTGCTGGAGACCCTGGACCGTCTGCAGGAAGCTGTGACACAGGGAACCGGCGCCGCCCTGGCGGCGGACAACGAAGCACGGGTGGAAGAGCTGCGCAGGGAATACGAGGATCGTATCGTTGAACTTACGGAGATTTCCCTGGCCTCGGAAGAAGAAACCAGCGGCCGTCTTGCCCAGGCCCTGAACAGGGTGGAAGAGCTGGAAGGACTCCTCGAACAGGGGAACCGGCGAATCCGGGATCTTGAAACCTCTCTGCAGCAGGAACGCGACCTCATCGAGGAGGGAAGGGAGATCCTGGAGAAGGAACGCAGGGAAGCTGCGGAGTTCCAGGCCACCATTGCGTCCCTGGAACAGGAGATCCGGGAACTGGAGAATACTCCCCGTGGGGTCGACCCGGAGGCCGCCGCCTCACTGCAGGCCGGATATCAGGCTGAACTGCAGCAGCGGGAAACCCGCATCAGCGAACTTACCGATCGCCTCAACAGCACCCAGGCAAGTCTTGCCCGCACGGAGGAACGCCTGACCCGCTCCCAGGAGCAGCGCCAGCAGCTGGAGGAGGACCTGAATGCCGCGGTAATCGAGCTGGTGGATGTGGTTACCCAGCGGCAGGGAGACGAACGCTACACAGCCCTTGCCAGGAATTACGTGAATTACCAGTCCAGGCTGGAATCTCTTATTTCCGGCGGCTCTCCTTCGGATTTCCGAAAGGCCGAGGAACTTCTGAACAGTTTCTACCGCGAACAGGCGATACGGCAGGTATTTCCGAACCTGGAGGAGTACAGCTCCCGGATCATGGAAGGCAGAATCGAGGCTGCGGAAGAACAAGCAAAGGAAGAGGTTTTTTCCGCGGCCAGGAAATACGCCGGAGAGGATGAACTTGTTCTGCGGGCCATAGAAAAAATCAGGGATCTTGCACAGAAGGAGTAAGGCTCTTCCGGGACCCGGTAATCACCTGCCACTGGGATGCCAGCATCCCCGCAAACATCAGAACACAGCCGGCCAGAGACCTGGGATCCAGGACCTCTCCGATAAGCAGCCATCCCCCGAGGGCGGCGAAGGCCCCTTCCAGGCTCAGCAGAATCGCCGCATGGGAGGGCGGAGCATTCTTCTGGGCCACAACCTGCAGGGTATAGGCGATCCCCACGGAAAAAAGTCCGCCGTAGAGAATGGGTACGGCAGCGGTCAGAATTCCCTGAAAACCGGGATCCTCAAATCCCAGGGCCGTCACACCGCACAACACCGAACAGAGGGCGAACTGGATTATGGAAAGCTCGATGGAATCCACGTAACGTCCGTACAGGTCAATTATCAGCACATGCAGGGCCCAGAATACAGCGCTGGCCAGGACCAGCAAATCCCCGGGAGAGACGGTAAAGCCCTCCCGGACACTCAGGAGATAGAGTCCGCTCACCGCCAGAAGGGCCCCCACCCAGCCGGCGATCCCCGTACCCCGGCGTACGACAATTCCGAAAAGAGGAACCAAAACCACATACAGGGTAGTTATAAAACCCGCCTTGCCGGCGCTTGTATAGACAATACCGATCTGCTGAAGGGAGGCGGCGAAAAAGAGAAACGCGCCGGCGGCAAGACCGACCCGTATGCGAAGACGGACAGAGGAACGGATCTGTCTTCCCCTGGCCCTGCGCCAGTACAGAAGGGGCAGCAGACTCGCCGCTCCCAGGGCAAAGCGTACGGCATTATAGGTAAAAGGTCCAATGAACCTCATACCCACCCGTTGGGCTACAAAGGCGAATCCCCAGATCATGGCAGTCATTAAAAGCAGCGCATCGTTTTTCATTACCCCGGTTTTCATACCGCGGGAGTATACTTGGGATCGCGTCCTTCGTCCATAAACTGAGGGCAATTAAGAATCCCTGTCACAGGCAAAGCGGAGGAATTTTGCAGCACCCTCAAACTCCTGTGATGACGAGAGTTGAGAAGGGAAAATTCCCGACAACGCTGCATGGGGCAAAAAGTGCAGTTTTTGGAGGTGCCCCACAATTTATCTGGAAAAAATATAAAAAAAGACTATAATGAAAGAAGCGAAGCAGCCGCTGTACCGGCGCAGAGCGACAGGTCGAACAGAACCGGACCCGACCACAAAATCACAGATTGTGTGGTCCGACGCTTTCCTTCAGGAAAGTGATCGGGGATGGCGACCGAGAAACAGGAGAAACAATGGAGACTGTCATACCCTTTCTGATAAAGGCCAAAAGGAACTGTTACGCCGCGGGCATGATCCCCGTTTCGTCCACCAGAAAAAATTCCAAGGACCTTCACTATTCGGAAGGCGATCTACGATATCTGGACTCCTATTTTGGAGCTGAGCGTTTCCTGGGCCAGGAAGTTGTATGGAAGAAAAACCGCGAGGTCTGGGGAATGAACTACTACGGCTGCCTGCTCGAAGACGCCATCCCCGAGGACTTTCCGGAGTTTCTGAGGCAGGCCCTCTCACGGCTGGATGAGCAGAATCCCTACAGGGGCAAAGACGGCTACCGGGAAGGAGACTTCTCGTACCACTGCAGCTGGACCGGTTCCTTCGAGCAGTTCCGGGGAGAGGAGTACGTCACCTTCGGCGGTTCCAGAATCTACGAGATGTATTTCCACGGGGGAATACTCTAAAATCCGTCCCCGTAGTGCCGTCTGCAGATCTCCTGTAATGTTTCCCAGGTTTGCGGAAATCCCGCCACGAGAGAACGGGAGGAGAAAAGGGAATAGGGTTTTCCGGAGAATTCGGAAAGCCCGCAGCCCGTCTCCCGGAGAAAAAGCAGGGCCCCCGCTGCGTCATAGGGCATGAGATCGACCTCAAAAAACCCCTGTAAAAAGCCGGCTGCCACATAGCACAGATCCAGGGCTGCACTCCCGGTGCGGCGTATACCGCGGCTGGCGTAGAGGACCTCCCGGGCACAGGAAAAAAAGGCCTCGCTGGTATCGGGGGACCTGTAGGGAAAACCCGTACCGATCAGAGCCTGGGAGAGGGGCAGCGGGGGAACGGGTTTCATACGCTGATTATTATGGTAGGCCCCCAGGTTCCTGATTGCACAGAAGGTCTCATCGTTGCAGGGTTTCAAAATAACCGAAAGCAGGATCTCATCTCCGTGGAGCAGGGCCACGCTGATGGACCAGTGGTCCAGACCGGAGAGAAAATTGGTCGTTCCATCCAGGGGATCAACAACCCAGGTATAGCCGGTACCGCGGTTCTGCAGGGTTTCTTCACCAAAAAAGTCCGCCTCCGGGATAATCTGAAGCAGACCGTCCCGCAGAATGTGTTCGCTCTCAACATCCACGTGACTGACATATTCCATTTCAGTTTTTGCATCTCCGCTTCCGTGGTCCAGAAAACGAAAATGAGAAAGCTGATACTCCCCTGCCCTGCGGGCCAGGCTTTTAACCTTCTCCAGAACTCCGTGCAAATCCATGGAACAAGAGTACCGGG
Protein-coding sequences here:
- a CDS encoding DMSO/selenate family reductase complex A subunit, which produces MEKAERIVSTTGNHNCGGRCLLEVHVRGNRALRITGSKRRFGPEGRQLLPCVRCGSYLKRLYHPDRLKYPLKRIGKRGEGRFERISWDEALDHIAGELKRITGIYGPQSRYIHYATGIMGKLAEKEFFRRLLGIYGGGYLNYYNSYSTACTDYATPYTYGTARTGSSRETLKDSKLIILWGHNPAETIFSTGTLSYLKEAKVRGARVIVVDPRRSDTVKALADQWIPLRPTTDNALMDAMLWVMITEKLYDEDFLRRYCLGFDEGQMPPGIPPGNSLVSYVLGSSDGIPKTPEWAEGICGVPADRIRSFAREFAGAKPGALIQGYGPQRHALGEQPVRGATVLAAVTGNVGISGGWASGAGTFKRFSLASVPVYNPVTASIPVFLWTEAVTRGTSLRSEDGLSGTEKLDSNIKFIASLAGNCLVNQHSDIRRTEAILKDESLCEFILVSEEFLTSSAMYADVLLPSTNFLERIDIAASDTLGEYAIFQNQAVEPQFERRTGYDWIAALAERLGVGEEFSRGRGYEDWARFIVDETRRAVPDFPSYERFRKEGIYYPVYEKPHIAFEEQIRDPENNPFPTPSGKIEIFSERLYRMNRPDDIPAVPKYIPSWEGPEDELTEKYPLQLIGWHSRRSTHSTFANLDRAHKTEALAVWINPRDAEERGIRDGGLVRVWNDRGTVEIPARVTEDIMQGVAAMPQGGWYLPDQNGVDRGSSINTLTGFKPTPLAKGNSQHTILVEISPSKTPG
- the mobA gene encoding molybdenum cofactor guanylyltransferase: MVYCSVPAISATAVVLAGGSSSRMGRDKARLRIGDKTLLEHITEHMTGLFEEILVAAPAEGDHDIPGIRWVRDIYTAAGPLGGIHGGLTAAGTSRIFVSACDMPFFEAELAAFLLDGTDAYDAVVPCCQGFTEPLFAVYAKSALKKMEEYLRSGRRSVNRFLSRVNTLYVPEHEVRRRADPGRVFFNMNTPGDYLHLLSEIRQRDVQAAPLRSIPSSSPRSSAIPRKSPMAE
- the uxuA gene encoding mannonate dehydratase → MSMEQTWRWYGPDDPVRLSDIRQAGATGIVTSLQDIPIGDVWSLEALQERKRMIEWDDSLSPPRNRGLSWSVVESIPVHEDIKLGLPGRERYIENYKQSIRNVGAIGVKTVCYNFMPVLDWTRTDLEFEFEDGSLALRFDVDAFAAFDLFMLKRPGAASEYSEERQQAAWEYYEKMTQEQKENLQHNIIAGLPGGQEGYSLAQFQERLNAYRNVDDAALRSNLAYFLQQIVPVALESDVKLAIHPDDPPYPLFGLPRIVSTEDNLRQILSVYDTVYNGFTLCTGSYGVRADNDLVHMVEKYGSKLNFAHLRSTQREPDGSFFEAAHLQGNVDMFRVMRAILKEEKLRIALGRRDPHIPMRADHGHTILDDLDKKTNPGYSAIGLLRGMAELRGLELGIERSGAA
- a CDS encoding GntR family transcriptional regulator, whose protein sequence is METRDLERPKTKEEIVYEQLKELILQGGIPLNTFLSQRTLAGKVDAAVITVRAALRQLESDGLVENVPHWGVRVPEETPATVQDRYRLRRLFELEAAREIVRNREQIDSSDLLKIAAQCDGIDLDPEGDLHEFGDLHYRLHMEIVDLAGSPLMSRMYERINLKKLFFWNALRTWKNSSTRHIGDHGALVEALFSSPEDEVVTLLEQHINRGLENELKMLKSQNT
- a CDS encoding adenylate/guanylate cyclase domain-containing protein, which encodes MSIRAKIVLVVVPLLVAALLISGTISSYSARSGMTRIAMSSLGFKAQELNKYMDSQWNLLVTNELSEEEEYVAVARDAMEAYAESVVRTPTELILAVSYEGDPDLELSTGDLSFGPQDREEFRRLIDGDASGWIEFSLNGSARVGHAFRFSPFQWLVVVSEDEAAFYREVREILVRNAYVLGGAILVSLILLFFFAGILTGPLRRVVSTMRGIISNNDLSARVAVEYRDETGDLAHTFNIMVEELQKAYNQIKGFAFKAVLAQKNEHKIRNIFQKYVPKDVIDSLFSNPESMLVGENRVLAVLFSDIRSFTTISEGYMPDELVNALNAYFEIMVDIIMDHGGIIDKYIGDAIMAFFGAPVKHKNDALNAVAVALKMQEALKEFNRSQEEKGKPKFITGIGINYGVVTVGNIGSQKKMDYTVIGDMVNLGSRLEGLTKPYKQDVIFSESVYRKVKDTYPCRLVDKVQVKGKTIGENIYTAYENRLNAKQEQLLRIHHAAMARYYRQDFSGARQYFEAVLRLEPADFLASLYIERCDRYLKDPPPANWNGVEILTSK
- a CDS encoding RtcB family protein gives rise to the protein MKRNGLRQLEAALWELPVSFKKGMKVPVHIAGTEKLIGGMDDAVFDQISNVASLPGILDRAWCMPDGHKGYGFPIGGVAAFDAEEGVISPGGIGFDINCGMRLVTSSLTWEELRPNLRELVDTLYSRIPAGVGGEGALNLSLSEFSDLCHEGARWCLKKGYAGQEDLARTEDEGCMDDADISAVSREALERGRTQVGTLGSGNHYLEIQVAEPGNVRDMDTAAVFGIERPNQIVVMFHCGSRGFGHQIATDYLKLFTKISHAKYGISVNDRELACAPFAAPEGQAYYRAMCCAANMAFANRQIILHLLREVFSEVLGKGPAETGLRQIYDVTHNTARVETHLTDGVEKRVLVHRKGATRALPPGSVDLPPEYRRTGQPVIIGGSMETGSWLLAGVSGGARSFFSSAHGSGRVMGRRQAKKQFSLDEIEKRLEEEEIYIRSSSRGVLAEEAGPAYKDIDEVVRASEAAGLSAPVVKLVPVGNIKG